The DNA window ACGAGCAGCACGGCGATCGCGGCGCCGAGCGGCCAGTCGAGCGTGCCGAGGAACTCGTCATAGATCGCCGTCGCCACGACCTTGAGCCGCCGGCCGCCGATCAAGGCCGGCGTGGCGAACGCGCTCGCCGCGAGCGAGAAGACGATGACGCTGCCTGACAGCACGCCCGGCATGATCTGCGGCAGTACGATGCGGAAGAACACCGTGCGCTCGGAGGCGCCGAGCGACAGCGCCGCCCGCTCGCCCGCCGGGTCGACCTGCTGCAGAGCCGTCCAGACGGCGATGACGACGAACGGCACCAGGACATGGACGAGGGCGATGACGATGCCGGTCTCGGTGAACAGGAGCTCGACCGGCCGATCGATGAGGCCGAGGTTGCCGAGCGCCTGGTTGATGAGGCCGGTGCGGCCCAGGAGGATGGTCCAGCCAAGCGTACGGACCACGACCGAGATCAACAGCGGCCCCAGCACGGCGAGCAGGCACAGGCCGCGCCAGCGGGGTTGGAGGCGCGACAGGATCCAGGCCTCGGGCGTGCCGATGAGCGCTGCGACGATGGTCGTGATCAGCGAGATGCGCAGCGTGCGCAGGAAGATGCGGTGGAAATAGGGGTCGCCCAGCACGCTCGTGTAGTTGGCCGCCGAGACGGCCGGCAG is part of the Aliidongia dinghuensis genome and encodes:
- a CDS encoding ABC transporter permease, producing the protein MTGRPGSAPLWLSLPALALYGLLLAVPLTMTLVLSVNLYDQTKGVLPAVSAANYTSVLGDPYFHRIFLRTLRISLITTIVAALIGTPEAWILSRLQPRWRGLCLLAVLGPLLISVVVRTLGWTILLGRTGLINQALGNLGLIDRPVELLFTETGIVIALVHVLVPFVVIAVWTALQQVDPAGERAALSLGASERTVFFRIVLPQIMPGVLSGSVIVFSLAASAFATPALIGGRRLKVVATAIYDEFLGTLDWPLGAAIAVLLVVSVVAIVLLWNRLVERRTAAVLG